From Kiritimatiellia bacterium, the proteins below share one genomic window:
- a CDS encoding sugar phosphate isomerase/epimerase has protein sequence MNIAKDLAVQSYCFRNFKKNEEVAEKVKGVGVSSLELCAVHADFTDEKIFDKVIGIYAKAGVKIISIGVQSMNNKPEIEEKFFKFAKMAGARLMSVSFPFSFGRDAFRSAERLADKYGVNMGIHNHGGRHWLGSAGVLKTVFENTGPRVGLTLDTAWALDAGEDPVKMAEMFADRLYGLHLKDFVFNGARKPEDVVVGSGNLDLPGLFAVLKKINYNGAAILEYEG, from the coding sequence GAACATTGCAAAAGATTTGGCCGTGCAAAGTTACTGTTTCAGGAATTTTAAGAAGAACGAGGAAGTTGCCGAAAAAGTCAAAGGCGTGGGTGTGTCAAGTCTTGAGCTTTGCGCCGTGCATGCCGATTTTACCGACGAAAAGATTTTTGACAAAGTGATCGGGATTTACGCAAAGGCCGGCGTTAAAATCATAAGCATCGGGGTCCAGAGCATGAACAACAAGCCGGAAATCGAGGAAAAATTCTTTAAGTTTGCCAAAATGGCCGGGGCAAGGCTGATGAGCGTCAGTTTTCCTTTTTCATTCGGGCGCGACGCATTCCGGTCGGCGGAAAGGCTCGCTGATAAATACGGCGTCAATATGGGCATTCACAACCACGGCGGCCGTCATTGGCTTGGGTCGGCCGGGGTCTTGAAGACCGTGTTTGAAAATACCGGCCCGCGGGTGGGACTTACCCTTGACACGGCCTGGGCATTGGATGCCGGCGAAGACCCTGTAAAAATGGCGGAAATGTTTGCGGACCGGCTTTACGGTTTGCATTTGAAGGATTTCGTTTTTAACGGCGCCCGCAAACCGGAGGATGTTGTGGTCGGCTCCGGCAATCTCGATTTGCCGGGATTGTTCGCGGTTCTGAAAAAGATCAATTATAACGGCGCCGCGATTCTTGAGTATGAAGG